A genome region from Candidatus Thermoplasmatota archaeon includes the following:
- a CDS encoding winged helix-turn-helix domain-containing protein, translated as MVRRDLLESEKRVLCGIVQDPLFSDRELSKKLGMKKTTVTAIRRRLQQEDYFRSVQVPSFEKLGFEMLVVAFGTLSSVPPFDEKIALARPVVESPEFIYALLEPRQDLLIQVSRDYTSAMANIQALEEKYRERGYMEGGYQVVVFPFDLSDVLNLFDFYPLLSRMFWSEKGRPHHEPVLGQMRSTRLRAKEKETLKAIVENPELSDVQLSESLGISRMTIGKARRRFADEGLIIPRKMPNLGNLGIELLVLTHGSFHPRLEEGLKYYVPSLLETAGTTIFSILNKNKALGISAFSSYHEYKKQTDIFAEAYREQEVFSRPPTRVIFSLTGAHLLKDHEYGPLVNSAFGPELRL; from the coding sequence ATGGTTAGGCGCGACCTGTTGGAGAGCGAGAAGAGGGTCCTTTGCGGCATCGTTCAAGACCCTCTCTTCTCGGACAGGGAGCTCTCGAAGAAACTGGGCATGAAGAAGACAACCGTCACGGCGATCAGGAGGAGACTTCAGCAAGAGGACTACTTCAGGAGTGTCCAAGTGCCCTCCTTCGAGAAGCTCGGATTCGAGATGCTGGTCGTTGCGTTTGGAACCCTCTCGTCTGTTCCTCCGTTCGATGAGAAGATTGCCCTAGCTCGGCCGGTTGTAGAAAGCCCCGAGTTCATCTATGCTCTCTTGGAGCCACGTCAAGACCTTCTTATTCAGGTCTCAAGAGACTACACAAGCGCGATGGCAAACATCCAAGCTCTGGAGGAGAAGTACAGGGAAAGGGGCTATATGGAGGGGGGTTATCAGGTCGTGGTTTTCCCCTTCGACCTTTCAGATGTGCTGAATCTCTTCGACTTCTATCCCCTCTTGAGCAGGATGTTCTGGTCTGAGAAAGGACGGCCCCATCATGAGCCAGTACTCGGCCAGATGCGTTCGACACGCCTTCGAGCAAAGGAGAAAGAGACCCTGAAGGCCATCGTGGAGAATCCCGAATTGAGTGATGTCCAGCTCTCAGAGAGCCTTGGAATCTCCAGGATGACCATAGGCAAGGCGAGGAGGAGGTTCGCCGACGAGGGACTTATCATTCCCCGGAAGATGCCCAATCTGGGTAACCTGGGGATTGAGCTTCTCGTCCTCACCCACGGCTCGTTCCATCCCAGGCTGGAAGAGGGCCTGAAATATTACGTCCCAAGCCTCCTCGAAACCGCTGGGACGACCATATTCTCAATCCTGAACAAGAACAAGGCCCTGGGAATCAGCGCCTTCTCAAGCTATCACGAATACAAGAAGCAGACCGACATATTCGCCGAGGCCTACAGAGAGCAGGAAGTCTTTTCACGACCACCCACAAGGGTCATCTTCTCCCTCACCGGAGCCCACCTGCTGAAGGATCACGAGTACGGTCCCCTTGTGAACAGCGCATTCGGGCCCGAGCTGAGGCTCTAG